CCGGTTCTTTTAAAAGTTCCCGCAATAGGATGGATGATGGCCTTATGATCTTTAATAATCAGTTGGCTCTCGGGGCTCGATCCGAATAATTTGTAATCTCCGTAATCGAAAAAGAACAGATAAGGAGAAGGATTGATATTTCTTAAAGCACGGTATACATTGAATTCGTCACCCAGAAACTTTTGTTCGAATCTTCTGCTCAATACCAATTGAAAAACGTCTCCCCGCATGCAGTGTTTTTGAGCCGTTTTAACCAGTTCCAGATATTCTTCATCAGAAATATTTGAGGTTTCTTCACCCGTTTTCTCAAAAGGGTAGACTACTGAGCTTTTATTTTTTATTAAATTTTCTAAAGTATAAAGTTCTGATTTGATCCCCTCGATTTGATTTTCGATAAAATGCATTTCATCATTGTAATGATTGATTGCAATAACGTACTGGTATAATCTGTATCTCACAAGGGGAATTTCAACCTCCGGGCTTTGTGCTTTAAAATTGATATTTTCGAAAAACTGAACCGCCTCAAAGCTGGTGTATCCGAAAAGGTTTTGTGCTGTTTCTTCAATGGGATCCGTTGTTTTTTCACATTCAAAAACAGAAGAAAAGTCATGCAAGATATCTGCGATCTTATGATCAATGATAAACTGTTTTACAGGTTCTGAATTGGGAAACTTAACCTCGAATTCATTAAGGTTCTTAACCTCAATTCCTGCTATGGCATTTATGGCGATAAATGAAAAATTATTATCTATGTTTTTAGAATCCGAGCTTTCTAAAAGAATGGTGTCCCTGAACTTGTCACGGATCTGCAGATAAATATTCATGGGAGTCTGAAGATCTCCCAGTGTTTTCTTTGATACGGTTTTTACCTTTATATTCTTATTAAACATTTGATGTTTTTATTTTTGTTTGAGATTAAATAATAAAAAAAAGACTTCAACGGAATCCGTCAAAGTCTTGATATTTTGTTTATCTTATTTTATTGCAAAGCAGCTTAACAATTAGCAATACGATAATCCTTTCAGACCCGACGAAGAGTTTGAAAGCCACCACCAAAAATTATTGCTCGTATTAAACATGGCACAAATGTAAAAATTTTTTTTAATATCAAAACCAAAAAAGAATAAAATTAAAAAAACTTAAGATAAAATTAACTATCGGCTCTCTTCCAATTCTTTCTTCAGCTTTTCAATTTGAATATTGTAGTTATCATCTTTATAAACTTCTACATAATTTTCTAATGCAGTTAGGTATTCTTTGATGAATTCTTTATTGGTGGGATCTGCCTCATATTTTATTTTTGCTGTATTGATAGGAGCCAGCATTTTATATTGGCGAAGACGTCTGCCTTCTTCGGACTGATCATATAAAATCACGATATTTTTCTCGTATCCCGGAATATATTTTACGGGAAATGGACTGTTTACCTGTGGAATACGGATTGCATTTTCAATAGGGTGTATAGAAGCCGAAGTTGTAGAGAAAAAAGTTGTAATATATTTACCGTCCTGCTTTTTGACAATTGCTTCATAATCATGGATATACATATCGTTTAATGTAGAACTTGTCTCCACATCGGAGGTAATGATTGCAGTACTTTCAGTTCCGTATTTGTTTAAAAACCAGGCATTCAAAAACTGTCCCGCAAAGGCATTGGCTATTCCTAAAGGGATAATCGGCAGTAATAACCACCATTTTTTAGTAAGGAATGATACTAAGCTGAAGAAAACAATCAGGAGGACCACGGTGTAAAAACCATGATGACTGGTGAAAAACAGAATTTTAGAAATGAATATCATACTTTAAAATTAAAATTTTTATTTAGATAAAAGAACATTAGTAATCTTATTCCAGATAAATTATTGTTGAAACGGATATTTATCATCACTTTAAAAATTTATTTTTTATACTTTTGCTTAAATTTTATAGAAAAAATAATGAAAAAAGTATTAGCACTTGCATTTATCGGAGGTTTATTAGTTGTAAACTGCAAAAAGAAACCAGATCATTCACTACAAGATAGCAACACAATGCTTGAAGAGCCTGAAGCAACTACAGTTGTAGACACTACCGCAACAGCCCGCAACAAACCAGAAGCAGATGTAAATGCAGCAGTATCCGTACCTGCAAAGGACGCAAAAGCAGATACATTGACTAAATAATGAAAAAACTGTTTTTGACAGGATGCATAGGATTTTTTATTCTTTCCTGTTCCAAAAAAGAAAATACACCTGTTGATACTCCTTCATCAGAAACAACTGTTGCTTCTGAACCGGCAAAAACCAATCTTTCCGGGAGCCAGATCATAGAAACATTGGATTGTACAGGATGTCACACGGTTAATGAGAGAATGATAGGACCTTCTTATCAGGAAATAGCTGACAAATATTCTGAAAAAGATATTGAAATGCTGGCCTCCAAGATTATAGAAGGCGGAAGCGGAGTTTGGGGAAGTGTTCCTATGCAGCCCCATCCTCAGGTATCTAAAGACGATGCAAAAAAAATGGTGGAATATATTTTAAGTCAGAAGAAGTAAAATATGTCTGCTGAAAAATCCAGTCTGCACACAAGAAATCTTCATCGTGATCCCTATGATTTTGATCAGCTCATTTCTTGTGTGCCAGAACTGAAGCACTATGTTTTTGTTAATGCACACCAAACATTAACGATCAACTTCAGCCTTCCAAAGGCGGTAAAACTACTCAACAAAGCCCTTTTACAACATTTTTACCATATCCGGAACTGGGATATTCCTGAAAATAATTTATGCCCTCCGATTCCCGGAAGAGCAGATTATATCCATTACATTGCTGATTTACTCGCTCTCGAATCTGAATCCGGTGAAATCCCTAAGGGCTCTTCAATAAGTGGCCTGGATATAGGTGTTGGAGCTAATCTCGTGTATCCTTTAATTGCTCACAGGTCTTACGGATGGACAATGACGGGAACAGATATTAATAAAGACTCGTTACAAAATGCACAACGTATTCTGGACAATAACCCGGATCTGTCATCTTTTATTCATTTGAAGCATCAGCCGGCTTCTGAATGTATATTCAGGAATATGCTTCTAGAAGGAGACAGATTTATGTTTTCAATGTGTAATCCTCCTTTTCATGACTCTGAGGAATCTGCCATAAAAGGAAATCTCAGAAAGACTAAAAATCTCCGTCAATCCAAAGTTAAGAAGCCAGTACTCAATTTTGGGGGACAACAATCGGAATTATGGTGCGAAGGTGGGGAGCTTGCTTTTATTACCAGGATGATACATGAAAGCAGTTTATTCGCTTCGCAGGTCCTGTGGTTTACCTGTCTGGTTTCTAAAAAAGATAATCTGTATCCACTTACCACACTCCTGAAAAAGAGTAAGACAGTAGAGTTCAAAACCATCGATATGGCTCAGGGCCAAAAAATAAGCAGAATTCTGGCCTGGACATTTATCCCTCAACAAGACAGAAAAGGCTGGTTCCCGTAAGCAAACCTCTCTTTAACCGCATTTTTACAGAAATAAATATATTTCTGGGAAAAGTCATTGACAGTCAACTCAAAAATACCTAAATTTGTAGGCTTTTAGAAAAATAAGAAATGCAATTATCAGAACAAGAAATCATTAGAAGAGAAAAGCTTAATAAGCTTGTTGAAATGGGGATCAACGCGTTCCCGGCAGATGAATACAAAATTACAGATACAACAGAATCTATAAAACAGGATTTTTCTGAGAGTAAACAGGTGAAGATTGCTGGTAGATTGATGTCCCGAAGAATTCAAGGGAAAGCTTCTTTTGCTGAATTGCAGGATTCTACAGGTAAAATTCAGGTATATTTCAACAGAGATGAGATCTGTACAGGAGAAGATAAAACTTTGTATAATGAAGTATACAAACACCTTTTAGATATCGGGGATATTATCGGTATCGAAGGGGAGCTTTTTACCACACAAGTAGGGGAGAAAACTGTACTGGTAAAGAATTTTACTCTCCTTACGAAATCTTTACGTCCGCTACCACAATCCAAAACGGATGAGAATGGAGTAATACATGATGGATTTAATGATCCTGAACTAAGATACAGACAACGTTATGTTGATTTAACCGTCAACCCGCATATTAAAGAAATTTTTGTGAAGAGAACAAAATTGTTCAATGCCATGAGAACCTTCTTTAATGATGCAGGATATTTTGAAGTTGAAACTCCGATTCTTCAATCTATTCCGGGAGGAGCTGCGGCAAAACCGTTCATTACACACCATAACGCCTTGGATATTCCATTATATTTAAGAATTGCAAACGAGCTTTATCTTAAAAGATTGATCGTTGGAGGATTTGATGGGGTATATGAGTTTTCCAAAAACTTCAGAAATGAGGGAATGGACAGAACACATAATCCGGAATTTACAGCGATGGAAATTTATGTGGCTTACAAGGATTACAACTGGATGATGGATTTCACAGAAAAACTATTGGAATTCTGTGCTACTCAGGTTAATGGAAATGCCGAATCTACTTTCGGAGAGCATAAGATAAATTGGAAAGCACCTTATCCTAGAGTTTCAATGACTGAAGCGATCCAAAAATATACAGGATTCGATATCACAGGAAAAACTGAAAAGGAATTGTTTGATTTTGCTAAATCTATTGGGATTGAGGTTAATGAAACAATGGGTAAAGGAAAATTAATTGATGAGATCTTCGGAGAAAAATGTGAAGGAAATTTCATTCAGCCAACTTTCATTACCGATTATCCGATCGAAATGTCTCCTTTAACTAAAAAACACAGAAGCAAAGAAGGCTTAACAGAGCGTTTTGAGTTGATGGTTTGCGGAAAGGAAATAGCTAATGCTTATTCTGAGTTAAATGACCCTATTGATCAGAGAGAACGTTTCGAAGCGCAGATGGCTCTTTCTGAAAGAGGTGATGATGAAGCGATGTTTATCGACCAGGATTTCCTTAGAGCTTTGGAATACGGAATGCCTCCAACTTCCGGATTAGGAATTGGTATGGACAGATTGATCATGTTCTTAACGGATAATGCATCCATCCAGGAAGTATTATTCTTCCCTCAGATGAGACCTGAAAAAACAGTTCCTCAGATTGAATTGGGAGAAGATGAGAAAGTAATTCTTGAAATTTTAAACTCTCAGGAAGAAGCATTCTCTTTAGCAGAAGTTAAACAAAGAAGTCAGTTATCCGGTAAAAAATGGGATAAAGCATCTAAGACTCTAACTAAAAATAATTTGGTGAAAGTTGAAAAGATTGACGAAAATGTTTTGATGAAATTGGTTTAAAAGTTCACAACAATACTAAAAAAAATCCTGAAATATTTCAGGATTTTTTTTTGCGATAAACTATAAATTGCTATTTCCCGTTGTGTATAAAAACTCAATTTCGATGAAAATTTTTGTTTTATTTTTTCTGTTACAATGTCTTGTCATTAAGTCGCAAATGATTGAATCTGTTTACTTTGTGCATGATGACTATAAACTTGATAAGCAATCCCAAAAGAAATTAGATAGTTTGGCTCAGTTAAAAGGCAATTTAAGATTCAGGATTTTTGGAAATTGTGATTCTACGGGAAGCATACATTACAATAAAGTATTGTCTGAAAACCGTGCAAATGCAGTTAAAAAATACCTGCAGGAGAAAATTAAAACTCATATTACAATTGAAAATGTTGTAGGTCTTGGTGAGGGAAAACAGATCAATGATAATAGTTCAGAAGAATTACGGAAGAAAAACAGAAGAGTAGATATTTTTATAGACAGAGAATGGGCTAAGGGAGAAAAAATTCTACGAAAAGTTCCTCCAAGTTTTGTAGATCTGAGTGTTGCTGAGCTGAAAGTTCAAAATACATATTCTCTTCCTAATGTTAATTTTATTGGCGGCCGTCATGTCTGGCTCCCGGGTGGGAATGAAACAATTCTTAAGCTGCTTAAAATACTAAGAGATAATCCGGCTATACAGGTAGAATTACAGGGGCATATTTGCTGTGATTATAATAATTTTGATGGTGAAGATCTTGATTTTGGTACTTTTAATCTTTCACACACAAGGGCTGATTCTATAAAGGAATTCCTCCAGATGCAAGGTATAGATTCCAGCCGTATAAAAGCAAGCGGACAAGGACATCTTAATCCGGTTGCTTATCCCGAACAAACGGAAGCGGACCGGATTATGAATAGGAGGGTTGAAATTGTTTTACTTAAAAAATAATCCTTACTTCCTTAGTTTACTAAATGAAGCCATCAGGTAAAATAAAAACGGCAGAATAAATAAAGATCCTAACATTAATGCCCACGCTAAAGCAGAAATTGTTTTCGGAGCTGCTACATGTTCTAATAATGAAAGATGCTGCCCATTCCCTAATAATATGATATCAGGGTTATGCTGATACGTTGCGGCCACCAGGATCATAATAACCTGGAATCCTGCTAAGGCACGAACGGGAAGGAGCTTCCGTTGTTTCATAGCCCGGAAAATCAATAACAGTGCTATCGTTGCAAAGGCAATTGCCATAATTCCCAAAGGTTTGGAGAAAACCCAGGTAACTAGAGGAATGCCCGAAAGATACGCTGAAAGAAAAACCAGAGCTCCGGTGATCACTACAAAGATCATCGTTTG
The sequence above is drawn from the Chryseobacterium daecheongense genome and encodes:
- a CDS encoding c-type cytochrome, whose product is MKKLFLTGCIGFFILSCSKKENTPVDTPSSETTVASEPAKTNLSGSQIIETLDCTGCHTVNERMIGPSYQEIADKYSEKDIEMLASKIIEGGSGVWGSVPMQPHPQVSKDDAKKMVEYILSQKK
- the lysS gene encoding lysine--tRNA ligase produces the protein MQLSEQEIIRREKLNKLVEMGINAFPADEYKITDTTESIKQDFSESKQVKIAGRLMSRRIQGKASFAELQDSTGKIQVYFNRDEICTGEDKTLYNEVYKHLLDIGDIIGIEGELFTTQVGEKTVLVKNFTLLTKSLRPLPQSKTDENGVIHDGFNDPELRYRQRYVDLTVNPHIKEIFVKRTKLFNAMRTFFNDAGYFEVETPILQSIPGGAAAKPFITHHNALDIPLYLRIANELYLKRLIVGGFDGVYEFSKNFRNEGMDRTHNPEFTAMEIYVAYKDYNWMMDFTEKLLEFCATQVNGNAESTFGEHKINWKAPYPRVSMTEAIQKYTGFDITGKTEKELFDFAKSIGIEVNETMGKGKLIDEIFGEKCEGNFIQPTFITDYPIEMSPLTKKHRSKEGLTERFELMVCGKEIANAYSELNDPIDQRERFEAQMALSERGDDEAMFIDQDFLRALEYGMPPTSGLGIGMDRLIMFLTDNASIQEVLFFPQMRPEKTVPQIELGEDEKVILEILNSQEEAFSLAEVKQRSQLSGKKWDKASKTLTKNNLVKVEKIDENVLMKLV
- a CDS encoding OmpA family protein; this encodes MKIFVLFFLLQCLVIKSQMIESVYFVHDDYKLDKQSQKKLDSLAQLKGNLRFRIFGNCDSTGSIHYNKVLSENRANAVKKYLQEKIKTHITIENVVGLGEGKQINDNSSEELRKKNRRVDIFIDREWAKGEKILRKVPPSFVDLSVAELKVQNTYSLPNVNFIGGRHVWLPGGNETILKLLKILRDNPAIQVELQGHICCDYNNFDGEDLDFGTFNLSHTRADSIKEFLQMQGIDSSRIKASGQGHLNPVAYPEQTEADRIMNRRVEIVLLKK
- a CDS encoding anthranilate synthase component I family protein; this encodes MFNKNIKVKTVSKKTLGDLQTPMNIYLQIRDKFRDTILLESSDSKNIDNNFSFIAINAIAGIEVKNLNEFEVKFPNSEPVKQFIIDHKIADILHDFSSVFECEKTTDPIEETAQNLFGYTSFEAVQFFENINFKAQSPEVEIPLVRYRLYQYVIAINHYNDEMHFIENQIEGIKSELYTLENLIKNKSSVVYPFEKTGEETSNISDEEYLELVKTAQKHCMRGDVFQLVLSRRFEQKFLGDEFNVYRALRNINPSPYLFFFDYGDYKLFGSSPESQLIIKDHKAIIHPIAGTFKRTGNFDVDLQSIEELKNDPKENAEHTMLVDLARNDLGKMGRNVTVTKLKEIQLFSHVIHMVSEVTSELPENTNPFEVVASTFPQGTLSGAPKHKALQLINQYEKDSRGYYGGCIGMVGLNGSCNQAIMIRTFLSKNNTLFYQAGAGLVAKSNPESELQEVNNKLNALKKAVEKADKLKY
- the rlmF gene encoding 23S rRNA (adenine(1618)-N(6))-methyltransferase RlmF, with product MSAEKSSLHTRNLHRDPYDFDQLISCVPELKHYVFVNAHQTLTINFSLPKAVKLLNKALLQHFYHIRNWDIPENNLCPPIPGRADYIHYIADLLALESESGEIPKGSSISGLDIGVGANLVYPLIAHRSYGWTMTGTDINKDSLQNAQRILDNNPDLSSFIHLKHQPASECIFRNMLLEGDRFMFSMCNPPFHDSEESAIKGNLRKTKNLRQSKVKKPVLNFGGQQSELWCEGGELAFITRMIHESSLFASQVLWFTCLVSKKDNLYPLTTLLKKSKTVEFKTIDMAQGQKISRILAWTFIPQQDRKGWFP